The DNA sequence GTGGACGCCGCCCTCGGCCTCGGCGCGCTTGACGTCCAGCGCCGCCACGTCGGTGGTGGGCGGGACGGAGTTCAGCGGCATGTCCACGATCGTCGTCACGCCCCCGGCGGCGGCGGCCCGGGTGGCGCTGGCGAAGCCCTCCCACTCCGTGCGGCCGGGCTGGTTGACGTGGACGTGGGTGTCCACCAGGCCCGGGATGAGCACCTCGTCCTCGGCCAGCTCGAGGGTCTCGGTCGCGTCGAGGCCGGCACCGAGGTCGGCGACCTCGACGATCACCCCGTCCCGCACGCCCACCTCGGCCGCGCGCCACCCCTGAGGGGTGAGGACCCGGCGGCCGCGCACGACGAGGTCCAGCGGTGCGGTGGCGGGTGGGGTCGACGCGTCGGTGGGGCCGGCGCCCAGGTGCTCGGCCGCGATCCGCTCGCCGAGCCGCTCCAGGAGCGGGCCCGCCTGCGCGATGCACGTGGCGACGTCGGGCTCGAGGTCGGTCAGGGCGTGGACGGCCGCGATGCCGGCGGCGCGGGCGCGCGCCGGGTCGAGCGCGGACGACCCGCACACGGCGACGACGGGCACGTCGCCCGCCGCGGCGGCCACGCCCACCGGGGCCTTGCCGTGGAGGGACTGCTCGTCGAGGCGGCCCTCACCGGTGACCACCAGGTCCGCGCCGTGGACGCGCCCGGCGAAACCGGCGAGGTCGAGCACGACCTCGATGCCCGCCCGCCGTCGGGCGCCCAGCAGCAGCAGGGCGTACCCGACGCCCCCGGCGGCACCGGCCGACGGCGCCGCCGCGAGGTCCTGCGCGTCGTGCGCGCCGGCGCGCGTCAGGGCCCGGACCCAGGCGGCGAGCGCGGCGTCGAGCTCGGCGACGGCGGTGGGGTCGGCACCCTTCTGCGGGCCGTACACGGCGGCGGCGCCGTGCGGGCCGAGGAGGGGGTTGTCCACGTCGGAGGCCAGCACGAGCGCCGCCGTGCGGAGGCCCGGGTGGAGGCCGCTCAGGTCCACGCCGGTGACGTCGGCCAGCGCCGCCCCGCCGTCGGGCAGCTCCCCGCCCGGACCGGTGAGGCGGGCCCCGAGGGCGGCGAGCATCCCCGCGCCGCCGTCGGTGCTGGCCGAGCCGCCGATGCCGACGACGACCTCCCGGGCCCCCGCGTCGAGGGCGTGGGCGACGACCTCGCCGAGCCCCCGTGAGGAGGCACGCCGAGCGGTCGTGGGGTCGGGGTCGAGCATCTGCAGACCGGTCACCGCCGCCATCTCCACCACTGCCGTGGCACCACGGCGGGCGTACCGCGCGTGGACGGGCTCACCCAGGGGGCCGGTGGCATCGACCGCGACCGGCTCGAACCCGGCGGCGAGCGCGGCCTCGACCGTCCCCTCACCGCCGTCGGCGACCGGCAGGATGTCGACGTCCAGGTCCGGGACGCCCCGCCGCAGGCCGGCCGCGAGGTGGGCGGCCACCTCCGCGGCCGTCAGCGAGCCCTTGAACTTGTCGGGGGCGAGGACGACCTTCATGTACCCATCCCAGCAGAGGGCGGCGGGGTCTGCCCGGTCGGGGGCACGGCTCAGTCCAGCAGCGCGGCGGCGCTGGTCGAGTCCTCGGCCGAGAGCACGATGTCCTCGAACTCGTTGACGCCGTCGAGCTCGGCCCCCATGGGGATGTTGGTGACCCGCTCGAGGATGACCTCCACGACCACCGGGACACGGAACTCCTGCGCGGTGGCCTGGGCCTTGGTGAACGCGGTGGCCAGGTCCTCCGGATCCGTCACCCGGATGGCCTTGCACCCGAGCGCCTCGGCGACCTTGACGTGGTCGACGCCGTACCCGCCCCCGTCGGGGGAGTTGATGTTCTCGAAGGCGAGGGAGACGTGGTAGTCCATCTCGAAGGCGCGCTGCGACTGCCGGATGAGCCCGAGGTAGGCGTTGTTGACCACGACGTGGACGTAGGGCAGGTGGTGCTGGGCGCCGACCGCGAGCTCCTCGAGCATGAACTGGAAGTCGTAGTCGCCCGACAGCGCCACCACCTCGGCGTCGGGGCGTGCGGTGGCCACCCCGAGCGCGGCGGGACCCGTCCAGCCGAGCGGCCCCGCCTGCCCGGCGTTGACCCAGTGCCGGGGCCGGTAGACGTGCAGGTGCTGGGCGCCCGCGATCTGGGAGAGCCCGATCGTGGTGACGTAGACGGTGTCGCGGTCGAACG is a window from the Georgenia muralis genome containing:
- the allB gene encoding allantoinase AllB codes for the protein MKVVLAPDKFKGSLTAAEVAAHLAAGLRRGVPDLDVDILPVADGGEGTVEAALAAGFEPVAVDATGPLGEPVHARYARRGATAVVEMAAVTGLQMLDPDPTTARRASSRGLGEVVAHALDAGAREVVVGIGGSASTDGGAGMLAALGARLTGPGGELPDGGAALADVTGVDLSGLHPGLRTAALVLASDVDNPLLGPHGAAAVYGPQKGADPTAVAELDAALAAWVRALTRAGAHDAQDLAAAPSAGAAGGVGYALLLLGARRRAGIEVVLDLAGFAGRVHGADLVVTGEGRLDEQSLHGKAPVGVAAAAGDVPVVAVCGSSALDPARARAAGIAAVHALTDLEPDVATCIAQAGPLLERLGERIAAEHLGAGPTDASTPPATAPLDLVVRGRRVLTPQGWRAAEVGVRDGVIVEVADLGAGLDATETLELAEDEVLIPGLVDTHVHVNQPGRTEWEGFASATRAAAAGGVTTIVDMPLNSVPPTTDVAALDVKRAEAEGGVHVDVAFWGGAVPGSAADLAPLHDAGVMGFKCFLVDSGVEEFGHLDAAELERDLAELARLDALMVVHAEDPGVIGAAPEPHGPRYADFLASRPPAAEEAAIATLLGAAARTGARVHVLHLSDAAALPLITRARAEGVRVSVETCPHYLTLEAEDVPDGATAFKCCPPIRGAANQDALWQGLLDGAIDIVVTDHSPSTPDLKALDTGDFGEAWGGVASLQLGLAAVWTEARSRGVALEQVVRWMSTSPAALVGLDRKGAIAPGKDADLAVLAPEDSFDVDPARLHHRNPVTPYAGRRLTGVVRRTLLHGRTITDVPTGTLLRRGDA